In Streptomyces sp. NBC_00704, a genomic segment contains:
- a CDS encoding 3-deoxy-7-phosphoheptulonate synthase has protein sequence MSRYPFPGAGHDPLIASMVAALPARQQPQWPEPSRLAPVHDRLARESPLVSYASVRELRGLLARAAEGEFCLIQAGDCVELTTECAPCDVERKVEMLDVLGDVMRTGSGLPVVRVGRMAGQFAKPRSDDWETVPGGRLPVFRGPVVNAPDACEEARTPDPSRVITGLEAARCAVTALDRLGRGEGAAPEDRVWTSHEALLLDYELPQVRRHADGGSYLASTHWPWIGERTRQADFAHVRLMTELDNPVACKVGPEATVDEVLDLCAALDPHRTPGRLTLIARFGADRVAALAPLVRAVRQAGHPVLWMCDPMHGNTVKTPDGLKTRRLDTIMSEIRQCVDVLAENGERCAGLHLEASPDDICECEGAGRVPVRGPGYRSLCDPRLSLVQAVAAVAHWRLPVGAAV, from the coding sequence ATGTCTCGATACCCCTTTCCGGGCGCCGGACACGACCCGTTGATCGCCTCGATGGTGGCCGCTCTCCCCGCCCGCCAGCAGCCTCAATGGCCCGAGCCCTCCCGCCTGGCCCCCGTGCACGACCGGCTGGCCCGCGAGTCGCCGCTGGTGTCGTACGCGAGCGTCCGCGAGCTGCGCGGGCTCCTCGCGCGGGCCGCCGAGGGCGAGTTCTGCCTCATCCAGGCCGGCGACTGCGTGGAGTTGACCACCGAGTGCGCACCCTGCGACGTCGAACGCAAGGTGGAGATGCTCGACGTCCTCGGCGACGTCATGCGCACCGGCTCCGGTCTGCCCGTCGTGCGCGTCGGGCGGATGGCCGGTCAGTTCGCCAAGCCCCGCTCCGACGACTGGGAGACCGTGCCCGGCGGACGGCTCCCGGTGTTCCGGGGTCCGGTCGTCAACGCGCCGGACGCCTGCGAGGAGGCCCGCACACCCGACCCGTCCCGCGTCATCACCGGACTGGAGGCCGCCCGCTGCGCCGTCACCGCGCTCGACCGGCTGGGCCGCGGCGAGGGCGCCGCTCCCGAGGACCGGGTGTGGACCAGCCACGAGGCGCTCCTGCTCGATTACGAACTCCCCCAGGTGCGGCGGCACGCGGACGGCGGCAGCTATCTGGCGTCCACGCACTGGCCCTGGATCGGCGAGCGCACCCGTCAGGCCGACTTCGCACACGTGCGTCTGATGACCGAACTGGACAACCCGGTGGCGTGCAAAGTCGGGCCCGAGGCGACCGTCGACGAGGTGCTGGACCTGTGCGCGGCGCTCGACCCGCACCGGACCCCGGGCCGGCTCACCCTCATCGCCCGGTTCGGCGCGGACCGGGTCGCCGCACTGGCCCCGCTGGTACGGGCGGTGCGGCAGGCCGGGCATCCGGTGCTGTGGATGTGCGACCCGATGCACGGCAACACCGTGAAGACGCCCGACGGGCTGAAGACGCGACGCCTCGACACGATCATGTCCGAGATCCGGCAGTGCGTGGACGTCCTGGCGGAGAACGGGGAGCGGTGCGCGGGGCTGCACCTGGAGGCCTCCCCCGACGACATCTGCGAGTGCGAGGGCGCGGGTCGCGTCCCCGTCCGCGGGCCGGGCTACCGCAGCCTGTGCGACCCCCGGCTCAGCCTCGTCCAGGCCGTCGCCGCCGTCGCGCACTGGCGGCTGCCCGTGGGGGCGGCCGTATGA
- a CDS encoding 4-hydroxyphenylacetate 3-hydroxylase family protein codes for MTGDEYLESIRDGREIWAYGERVDDVTKHPAFRNTARMTARLYDALHDPEHHDTLTTPTDTGSDGYTHKFYRVPRSVEDLVGDRDAIARWARMTYGWMGRSPDYKASFLVTLGADPDYYGEFADNARRWYAEAQERVLFWNHAVINPPVDRNRAPDEVGDVFVHVEKECDDGLVVSGAKVVATGSALTHFNFVAHYGLPVKKKEFALVATLPMDAPGVKLICRQSYELAANRMGSPFDYPLSSRLDENDTVFILDKVKIPWENVFIYGDTAKAGTFLNTSGFTHRLTFHGVTRLAVKLDFLAGLLLKGLDVTGTKDFRGIQTRVGEVLAWRNMFWGLSDAMAHNPNAWHDGGLLPNLDYGMAYRWFMTIGYPRVREIILQDLSSGLIYLNSHAKDFQNPELRPHLDRYMRGSNGYDSVERVKLMKLIWDSVGTEFGGRHELYERNYSGNHENVRIELLMAQTASGLVDGYRGFAEECMSEYDLDGWTAPDLIGPDQA; via the coding sequence ATGACCGGTGACGAGTACCTGGAGAGCATCCGCGACGGCCGGGAGATCTGGGCGTACGGGGAGCGGGTCGACGACGTCACCAAGCACCCGGCGTTCCGCAACACGGCGCGGATGACGGCGCGGCTGTACGACGCGCTGCACGACCCGGAGCACCACGACACGCTGACCACGCCGACCGACACCGGCAGCGACGGCTACACGCACAAGTTCTACCGGGTGCCGCGCAGTGTGGAGGACCTGGTCGGCGACCGGGACGCGATCGCCCGCTGGGCCCGGATGACGTACGGCTGGATGGGCCGCAGCCCCGACTACAAGGCGAGCTTCCTCGTCACGCTGGGAGCGGACCCGGACTACTACGGGGAGTTCGCGGACAACGCCCGCCGCTGGTACGCGGAGGCACAGGAGCGGGTGCTGTTCTGGAACCACGCGGTGATCAACCCGCCCGTGGACCGCAACCGGGCGCCGGACGAGGTCGGCGACGTGTTCGTGCACGTCGAGAAGGAGTGCGACGACGGCCTGGTGGTCAGCGGCGCGAAGGTGGTGGCGACGGGGTCGGCGCTGACCCACTTCAACTTCGTTGCGCACTACGGACTGCCGGTGAAGAAGAAGGAGTTCGCGCTCGTCGCGACGCTGCCGATGGACGCGCCGGGGGTGAAGCTGATCTGCCGCCAGTCGTACGAGCTGGCCGCGAACCGCATGGGCAGCCCCTTCGACTATCCGCTGTCGAGCCGCCTCGACGAGAACGACACCGTCTTCATCCTGGACAAGGTGAAGATCCCCTGGGAGAACGTCTTCATCTACGGCGACACCGCGAAGGCCGGGACCTTCCTGAACACGTCCGGGTTCACCCACCGGCTCACCTTTCACGGCGTGACCCGGCTCGCAGTGAAGCTGGACTTCCTCGCCGGCCTGCTCCTCAAGGGGCTGGACGTGACCGGCACGAAGGATTTCCGGGGCATTCAGACCAGGGTGGGCGAGGTGCTCGCCTGGCGGAACATGTTCTGGGGTCTGAGCGACGCGATGGCGCACAATCCGAACGCATGGCACGACGGCGGACTGCTGCCGAACCTGGATTACGGCATGGCATACCGCTGGTTCATGACGATCGGCTATCCGCGGGTCCGCGAGATCATCCTCCAGGACCTCAGCAGCGGCCTCATCTACTTGAATTCCCACGCCAAGGATTTCCAGAACCCCGAACTGCGGCCGCATCTCGACCGCTACATGCGCGGGTCGAACGGATACGACTCGGTGGAGCGGGTCAAGCTGATGAAGCTGATCTGGGACTCCGTGGGCACGGAGTTCGGCGGCCGGCACGAACTGTACGAGCGCAACTACTCGGGCAACCACGAGAACGTCCGTATCGAACTGCTGATGGCGCAGACCGCCTCCGGCCTGGTCGACGGCTACCGGGGCTTCGCCGAGGAGTGCATGTCCGAGTACGACCTGGACGGCTGGACGGCGCCGGACCTCATCGGGCCCGACCAGGCATGA
- a CDS encoding flavin reductase family protein, protein MSMPERGGVDTAPRPIDPRALRSCMGQFATGVTVITCRRGDLVHGTTVNAFTSVSLDPPLALVALDRRSRAGALLREDGDYVVNILDASQRDLAMHFAGRPMAEPVPWVDEDGPHPRLAGTVAHLVCRPWQIHDGGDHTLHIGSVEEFESRPGRPLLFHGGAFPELAPDDSAVAWSLCLDGMDPVTHLPVPEEPDMTDRTGD, encoded by the coding sequence ATGAGCATGCCTGAGCGAGGGGGCGTGGACACCGCGCCCCGTCCGATCGACCCGCGCGCCCTGCGCAGTTGCATGGGCCAGTTCGCGACGGGGGTCACGGTGATCACCTGCCGCCGCGGCGACCTCGTGCACGGCACCACGGTCAACGCGTTCACCTCGGTCTCGCTGGACCCGCCGCTGGCCCTGGTGGCGCTGGACCGGCGCAGCCGGGCGGGCGCGCTGCTGCGGGAGGACGGCGACTACGTCGTGAACATCCTCGACGCCTCGCAGCGCGACCTGGCGATGCACTTCGCCGGTCGTCCCATGGCGGAGCCGGTGCCGTGGGTGGACGAGGACGGGCCGCACCCGCGGCTGGCGGGCACGGTGGCTCATCTGGTCTGCCGGCCCTGGCAGATCCACGACGGCGGCGACCACACGCTGCACATCGGGAGCGTCGAGGAGTTCGAGAGCCGTCCGGGACGGCCGCTGCTGTTCCACGGCGGCGCCTTCCCGGAGCTGGCGCCGGACGACTCCGCCGTCGCCTGGTCGCTGTGCCTGGACGGCATGGACCCGGTGACGCACCTCCCGGTACCCGAAGAGCCCGACATGACAGACAGGACAGGGGACTGA
- a CDS encoding VOC family protein, giving the protein MQRTGTTTERPPNPDPGPDPAFDLHLVPELHHVGVQTDDLDNCAAWYEEFFGCRTNWTLDTFSDLTLSRLPGITRLTEVMVAGLRFHLFERTGHDGAVPGANTRQFQHVCLATGSPEELRAWRERWFRLYESGRFTFAGDEKPTDIVIDDDGVQSCYVLDVNGLEFEFTYVPPGGDR; this is encoded by the coding sequence TTGCAGCGAACCGGGACCACGACAGAGCGACCGCCCAACCCCGACCCCGGCCCTGATCCCGCCTTCGATCTCCACCTCGTACCGGAGCTGCACCACGTGGGCGTGCAGACGGACGACCTCGACAACTGCGCCGCCTGGTACGAGGAGTTCTTCGGCTGCCGGACCAACTGGACGCTGGACACCTTCTCCGACCTGACGCTGAGCCGCCTGCCCGGCATCACCCGGCTGACCGAGGTGATGGTGGCCGGACTGCGCTTCCACCTCTTCGAGCGCACCGGGCACGACGGCGCCGTCCCCGGCGCCAACACCCGCCAGTTCCAGCACGTCTGCCTCGCCACCGGCTCCCCCGAGGAGCTGCGGGCCTGGCGCGAGCGCTGGTTCCGGCTGTACGAGTCCGGCCGCTTCACGTTCGCCGGTGACGAGAAGCCCACCGACATCGTCATCGACGACGACGGAGTCCAGAGCTGCTACGTCCTGGACGTCAACGGCCTGGAGTTCGAGTTCACCTACGTGCCGCCAGGAGGAGACCGATGA
- a CDS encoding anthranilate synthase family protein encodes MTAPPATAAAPAQAHDALLPPPGQPFAVLHRSGSGRAAPVEILSGPVRREDDLDALGLDRPGGAKRPTDGGADAPDTLVLAPYRQIRERGFAHPDDGEPLLAMEVREHRWVPLDRLLACLPDRAPRVEDTRFDIDDDGYAAAVDAIVHREIHRGEGSNFVLARSLHGRIRAFDRTAALAVLRGLMTAETGAYWTFLIFTGDRYLIGSTPEQQVRVRGDLVEMNPISGTYRYPRTGADLPGLLRFLRDPKETDELYMVVDEELKMMAALCGDEVRVSGPSLKWMSRLAHTEYYLSGRSDRPLTEILRTTMPAPTVTGSPVENACRVIERYEPRGRGYYSGVIALLGREGGQRRLDAALMLRTADLGVDGTVRLTAGATVVRESVPAHETAETTAKLSGLLDALSGRRPAKAPVPASAAGLAEAGPVRGALAARNDGLAAFWLRGTGDVSAARAVAGADVTIVDAEDGFTSMLAYQLRSLGCSVRVVPWHRTAGGVAGAPGVVLLGPGPGDPRDTADARVRVLRATARERLTARLPLAAVCLGHQVVCTLLGLRVARLPDPAQGRRLRVPLWGRPRRAGFYNSYAARADGDRLHPPLGGGPVQVQRVGDQVIALRGPALSTIQFHAESFLTEDGPGILADLLTGALAPHAAPRPGVHDSDGAGVQGTRLRESRGTHEHA; translated from the coding sequence ATGACCGCGCCGCCCGCCACCGCCGCCGCTCCGGCGCAGGCCCACGACGCGCTGCTGCCGCCGCCGGGCCAGCCCTTCGCGGTGCTGCACCGCTCCGGCTCCGGCCGCGCGGCACCGGTGGAGATCCTCAGCGGCCCGGTACGGCGCGAGGACGACCTGGACGCCCTCGGCCTGGACCGGCCCGGCGGGGCGAAGCGGCCCACGGACGGCGGCGCGGACGCCCCGGACACCCTCGTCCTCGCCCCCTACCGGCAGATCCGGGAGCGCGGCTTCGCGCACCCCGACGACGGCGAGCCGCTGCTCGCCATGGAGGTGCGCGAGCACCGGTGGGTCCCCCTCGACCGGCTGCTGGCCTGCCTGCCGGACCGGGCGCCGCGGGTGGAGGACACCCGCTTCGACATCGACGACGACGGCTACGCGGCGGCCGTGGACGCCATCGTCCACCGCGAGATCCACCGGGGCGAGGGCTCCAACTTCGTGCTGGCCCGCAGCCTGCACGGCCGCATCCGCGCCTTCGACCGCACGGCCGCCCTCGCGGTGCTGCGGGGGCTGATGACGGCCGAGACCGGCGCCTACTGGACGTTCCTGATCTTCACCGGCGACCGGTACCTGATCGGCTCGACCCCGGAGCAGCAGGTGCGGGTGCGGGGCGACCTGGTCGAGATGAACCCGATCAGCGGGACCTACCGCTACCCGCGGACCGGCGCCGACCTGCCGGGGCTGCTGCGCTTCCTGCGCGACCCCAAGGAGACCGACGAGCTGTACATGGTCGTCGACGAGGAACTGAAGATGATGGCGGCGCTGTGCGGTGACGAGGTCCGGGTCAGCGGGCCGTCCCTGAAGTGGATGTCCCGGCTCGCGCACACCGAGTACTACCTCTCCGGCCGCTCGGACCGCCCGCTCACCGAGATCCTCCGCACCACGATGCCCGCGCCGACCGTGACGGGCAGCCCGGTGGAGAACGCCTGCCGGGTGATCGAGCGTTACGAGCCGCGCGGCCGGGGCTACTACAGCGGGGTCATCGCCCTGCTGGGCCGCGAGGGCGGGCAGCGGCGGCTGGACGCGGCGCTGATGCTGCGCACGGCGGACCTCGGCGTGGACGGCACCGTACGGCTGACGGCGGGCGCCACCGTCGTACGGGAGTCGGTGCCGGCGCACGAGACGGCGGAGACCACCGCCAAGCTGTCGGGCCTGCTGGACGCGCTGTCCGGTCGGCGGCCGGCGAAGGCGCCGGTGCCGGCGTCCGCCGCGGGGCTGGCCGAGGCCGGTCCGGTGCGCGGCGCGCTGGCCGCCCGCAACGACGGGCTGGCGGCGTTCTGGCTGCGCGGGACCGGCGACGTCAGCGCCGCCCGGGCCGTGGCGGGCGCCGACGTCACGATCGTCGACGCTGAGGACGGGTTCACGTCGATGCTCGCCTACCAGCTGCGGTCGCTGGGCTGCTCGGTGCGGGTGGTGCCCTGGCACCGGACGGCGGGCGGGGTCGCCGGGGCGCCGGGCGTGGTCCTGCTCGGACCGGGGCCCGGCGATCCGCGGGACACGGCCGATGCCCGGGTGCGGGTGCTGCGGGCCACGGCCCGCGAACGGCTGACGGCCAGGCTGCCGTTGGCGGCGGTCTGCCTGGGACACCAGGTGGTGTGCACGCTGCTGGGGCTGCGGGTGGCCCGGCTGCCCGACCCGGCGCAGGGCAGACGGCTGAGGGTCCCGCTGTGGGGCAGGCCGCGCCGGGCCGGCTTCTACAACAGCTACGCCGCGCGGGCCGACGGCGACCGGCTGCACCCCCCACTGGGCGGCGGGCCGGTGCAGGTGCAGCGCGTCGGCGACCAGGTCATCGCGCTGCGCGGCCCGGCCCTGTCCACCATCCAGTTCCACGCGGAGTCGTTCCTGACCGAGGACGGCCCCGGCATCCTGGCCGACCTGCTGACCGGCGCCCTGGCGCCGCACGCGGCACCCCGGCCGGGCGTCCACGACAGCGACGGGGCCGGTGTCCAGGGCACCCGGCTCCGGGAGTCCAGGGGGACCCATGAGCATGCCTGA
- a CDS encoding O-methyltransferase, translating to MTQHQWSAVDGYFDTVLGDEDPALAAAAQAHIGFDLPDIGVSRSQGKLLHLLALVQRAERILEIGTFGGYSSIWLARALPPGGRLVTIEWERSFAETAAGHLARAGVADRVDQRVGRALDILPDLAKTGEQPFDLVFIDANKPDTPEYFDWALELSRPGGVIVVDNVVLGGAVADADDPDGGVRGMRRFHEKVAAEPRVSATTIQTVGAKGYDGFTLAVILPDPDDRPEAPGPR from the coding sequence ATGACACAGCATCAGTGGAGCGCGGTGGACGGCTACTTCGACACGGTTCTCGGTGACGAGGACCCCGCACTGGCCGCCGCCGCCCAGGCACACATCGGATTCGACCTCCCCGATATCGGGGTCTCCCGCTCCCAGGGAAAGCTGCTGCACCTGCTGGCCCTCGTCCAGCGCGCCGAGCGCATTCTGGAGATAGGCACCTTCGGCGGGTACAGCTCCATCTGGCTCGCCCGCGCCCTGCCGCCCGGCGGACGGCTGGTCACCATCGAGTGGGAGCGTTCGTTCGCCGAGACCGCCGCCGGCCATCTGGCGCGGGCCGGTGTCGCCGACCGCGTCGACCAGCGGGTGGGGCGGGCGCTCGACATCCTGCCCGACCTCGCGAAGACCGGGGAGCAGCCGTTCGACCTGGTCTTCATCGACGCCAACAAGCCCGACACCCCGGAGTACTTCGACTGGGCCCTGGAACTGTCCCGGCCCGGCGGCGTCATCGTCGTCGACAACGTGGTGCTCGGCGGCGCCGTCGCCGACGCGGACGACCCCGACGGCGGGGTCCGCGGGATGCGGCGCTTCCACGAGAAGGTCGCCGCGGAGCCCAGGGTCAGCGCCACCACGATCCAGACGGTGGGCGCCAAGGGCTACGACGGCTTCACCCTGGCCGTGATCCTGCCCGACCCGGACGACCGGCCCGAGGCGCCCGGCCCGCGCTGA